The genomic interval CTCAGAAACATGGGTAACAATACCGGAGCTATCGAATATTATGAGAAAGTTGTGGATATCGAGCCAAACAGAACTGAAGCATATTACAACCTTGGTAATCTTCTGAGAAACATGGACAACAATACCGGAGCTATCGAATATTATGAGAAAGTCTTGGCTATTGATCCAAACAGAACTGAAGCATATTACAACCTCGGGAATGCACTTAGAAACATGGGTAACAATACAGGAGCTATACAATTTTATGACAAGGCCCTGGCAATTGACCCCTCAAACGAGGATGCTCTTTACAGTAAGGGCAATGCACTTAGAAACATGGGTAACAATACAGGAGCTATACAATTCTATGACAAGGCCCTGGCTGTTGATCCTCAAAACACGTATGCACTTTACAGCAAAGGTAATGTTTTAAGAGATATGGACAACAATGTAGGAGCTATACAATTCTATGACAAGGCCCTGGCTGTTGACCCTTCAAACGAGGATGCACTTTACAGCAAAGGTAATGTTTTAAGAGATATGGGTAACAATACAGGAGCTATACAATTCTATGACAAGGCCCTGGCTGTTGATCCTCAAAACACGTATGCACTTTACAGCAAAGGTAATGTTTTAAGAGATATGGGTAACAATACCGGAGCGATAGAGTTCTATGACAAGGCCCTGGCTGTTGATCCTCAAAACGTGGACGCATTATTTAACATGGCCAATGTTTTAAGAGAAATGGACAACAGTACCGGAGCCATCGAGTATTATGAGCGGGTGCTAGACATTGACCCCTCAAACGAGGACGCCTTTAACAATAGAGAAAGTTTGATGGGAGATTCGGAGGACTGAACTTTCGACATAAAAATGATTACCTTGGATCTATTCTCTAGCTGTTTTATTTTGTAGCGCTGCAGTGCAGTGACGTCTTCTGAAGTGAAGATCTCTAATAGGCCTTAAACGACTATTCAGATCTTTACCATGAGATTGTAATTGATTTTTTGTGTAATTACTACTAGGATGTTAAAGCATAATGCAATTAAAGTCAATGAGAATGACAATCAACATTACACAATGGGTCAGATAGACCAAAAGCCATTATGATTTACGTATCTACGATAAATGCAGAGTAGGATAGTAACGAATAATTTTTTCAAACTTGTTAAAGTCCTAATAGTCGTCAAGAATGTTGATATATGTATTGTTGATGTGGTGAGCACTTTCATCTTAATTTGTCTGTTTTATCACTTTCAGGTATGTGGATTCTATCAGTTATCAAAATTGACAAGCCCAATAGAAATTTTTTCAAATATATAACTTTTTATAATTTATCAATAGTTCTTCATAGTATGAGTGAAAAAAGTAATGGAGATTCTAATTCATCTAAGAATCCTAACAGTAAATTCTCTAGGGAAATATTGTTGGCCAAGTGGGAAGATCGATTTGTGGCTTGGCTCATTGACTTCATAATAATATCAATAATAACTAACATATTGTTTTATGTTTTTGCAGCACATTATTCCTTTCCCTTCTGGGGGATTTATTTTGATGGCGAAAACGGAATTGGTATTAAACAACCTTATGAATATTTTGCAGCGAGTTCGATTTTCTTCGTGTATTGGGTAGTTTTAGAGTTTTTGACCGGACAAACCATAGGTAAGAGAGTTGTATATATTAAAACTACGAATTTGTTCGGTGAAAGAGCCAATATTACCAAAATTGCGATAGAGGCATTTGGAAAAGCATTTCTTCTACCTATTGACATAATCCTAGGTTTAATTTTTTCGAGTAAGAGAAGACAAAGAATTTTCAGTAAGGTAAGTGGAACTATCGTTATAAAACTACGCAAAACTGATGAAGATCAGAATGAATCCATAAAATACATTAAGGATCAATGAGTAATCAATCCTTAACTTAAAACTTTTGAAAATGAAATGAATTGTTTCTATTTTTTTTAATAGAATTCTGATTATATCAGATATTAAGGACTCTTATTCTGCAAGTCAAGAGTAATTATCGCATTGTTTTCTAATGATATATTCCTTATATCAATACCTGGTTTGACTAAAGAAGTATTTTCTAATAGAATTGAAACGTCAACTTGTGAATCATTCTGTAGCAAGCCTTCAATAATCGAGGCGTTGTCAAAAGATTTCCATACCTGCAAAAATTGTCCCAGAGAAAACGAGGTCTCAAAAGGGGATTCCACATGAATGATGCCCGAATCGTCATGCGTATGTAACCAAAATATACATTCGTTTGGAATAATCCCAATACTTGGAGGAATTATGACTGATTGATTTTGGTTTTGGATCACTAATTTGGTATGATTATGGTAGACAAGGTGTTCAGTTTTGTCGCAAGTAATTCCAGAGATATTCTTAGGAGTTGCTGTCGTAGCTATATTACTAAGATTATCAATTTGACTAAATGTATCGTAAATTGAAATCTGACTTATAAATAACATAATAGAAAGGGAAAATACCAACGGAGCGATTATTGCAATAGTGATCCTCATTAGTATGAGGTGACTACAACCCTTTATTTAAATTACTTTGTGCATTAACCGCAATACGGGAGAGGAAAATAGGTCAAATAATTCACTCTCTTTGAACTAGACATGGCAAATGCGAAAAAATAAAAAGCTGAGGTATCAGATAGTATAGTCTGAGCAAAAATTATCCTACTTGGCCATTTTGGAGTGGAATTGGCTTTACCTTATTTGGAATATTGTTGATTGCTATGAGAGCAAATGTTCGAATTTCATTTGTATTCTTTGGAGTTGCTCTGTTTTTATTTATAATTTGGATCTACTTAATCCTGAAAACCGACAGGAAGAAAAAATCCCAACAAATGGCTAATCAAAAATGCCTATGCCCTATTTGTAAACATGAATCTACTAATCTTTGTGTAAAACAAAAATGTCCATGTTGTATAGATATGAAGGACGACTCGGTAATCGGTCATTCCCTTCGTTGACTTTAATTCTAGTATTTGTGAAGACATTAAAATTAGAAGTGATATACAATTAATGAAGTAGTGTAAGACCACAGTCACATTATAAACAACTTTTGTAAACAGGGATAATTTTTATCATTAAAAACTTTAATTATAATAAAAATAATGTCTACGAGAAGTAGGTTTGGATACTTCTCGTACACATGAAATACCTACTAATTATAACTTGAAGAGATTCAAATCATAATTATATATTATAACTCTATTCCAATATTTAAATTTAATTATAATAATAAATTTACTATTGAAATGATTTTTGTGCCGAGTGAATTTATTTGGCGTCGCACTAGAAAAATAATTAAATGATTAAAACCACAATGGTGAATTTCCCACAATACGAAACTACTTGATCTTGATAAGGAATCTATGACCTTGAGGTAATGATTTCTTCTTCTACTCGAGCTAAATATTTATTAGTATTACTAAGGTAATCTATCTTTATTAAATCAAATAATATGTTTAAAAAAATTGTTTTTTAAAATTAATTTAATTACTTATATTGCATTCCTTATTTGTTTTTGTCTTGCAATTATGATCATGTCTCCAACTTCCATTATAAAAAATCTGAAGATGGATGGAGTTGTCTGAATTCCTCAGTGTTCTTGTAGTGCCATTTTCCGGATTACCCTCTTTATTTCTATCACTAAAAGTTTCTAAAAATTTTCGCATAATTATTTTGAAATTTTGTCCAATAATAACTAATGGGTTTTGATAACGTGAGGAATTGACAAAAATATATTTACCTAAAAAAAAGGAGGTTGGGGGATTAATGCTTAAAGTATGCTTTTACGTTTGGTCTAAACATGTAGAATATTATGATTCCACTTATGATTATTCCGATTATGTGACTTGCCAGTCCATTTACAACTGAAGATGTAATAGAACCAGTAACTATGGCTGAGATAATCTGAATAATGAGGCCAATTATGGTTACAATAACTGTAATTGCCCATGCCCAGCCTTTGGCTTTAAGTAGCCCGTAAGACACGACCAAGTATGCAATTCCTAAGATCAAAAGTACTGATCCCATGATAATCGGAATCCATCCCAAAGTAGCAAGGTCTGCAACCTCCGTACCATTGGTACTAGTTTGAACAAATTCTGTGGATGATATAGACACAACCGCTCCTAGTCCGATTAGTGTTAACCCACCAATTAGAAGGACGATTCCGCCTATAATTATTAAGATCGCGATTATTGTAACGCCGATAGGACGTTTTGTATTTGTAGTCAAATCTTTAACAAATTTAGTTAAATATACCATTATAAGTTTTTTACGTATTTAGAATTTTCCTTTTTGGCCATGATCGATAACATAAACAAACTTTAACCTAATCATGAATACACAAAATAGTCAAGTTAGTTTCAAGAATTGTATTATCAATCTGGAATACTATGCATATTATCATGACCAAAAAAGATCTCCTTGCATAAACAAGCTAATTAATTTTAACTAGATAAATGTAAAGTCATTTCATATGTAATCATGTATGGCTAGAAAAGCTAAGGATGACTTTGAAAGGACTTTGTTCTTGCATTTATCTTTCTCTTGGCAGGAAAAAATATTAATAGTATTTTGGGTAGAATCTACCAGACATTCAGATAAGGTTAAACAGTTGGTTTTAGGCAAATAAGCGAACCAAGAATTTATGAAACTTGGATTTCAAATAATCTAATTCGTAAAAACCAAAAATAGGCATGTATGGAACCTTTAACAAGAACATTATTTACACTACGCATTAAGAAAAACTTTCAACAAGCATTGGTATTAAGATGGGTTTGAAATATCTTATTATCTTGTGATATTTTCTGAAGATGATGTTACTCATGAAAGTAGCAAGTTTTCTATTGATTGTATTTAAAGACATAACATAATTTAGTTGATTGTTATTAGGATCCTATCTTTTGGGATGGTCCCCGTCAATGAGTAAGCCAATTTGAATCATTCTTATATTATACCGTAATGAATATTGATTGTTAAATATTAGATTTATACAAGAACTGAGTAGGTAAGATATAGTTACTTTAATAGGTAAACTATCACAACTCATGCTTGGAAATTTACAGTTATAAAACTTATATTGTAAAACAATCTAATTTAAAATACGAAAAAGACAATCTATGGTAAATGCCCTAATTGTAGGTCAAAAGGACAATTGGATGTGGTTTCTAATGTTCCCGGTAAAGAAAAGTTTAAGTGTAATTCTTGCTATGCTAAGTTTGGCATTTCTGATTTGTAGATTATATAAAGTCTCAAAATTTTTTCAGAAATTCAATCGGTATATACCTACTAAATATCATGACCTTGAGAGGTGAAATTTTTCAAGAACCTAAATCTGACAAGTAAATCCAATATCGCTCTCTCCAATTCTTATCTTATACGGCTCCAGGATAATCTCAAACCTTTTTAGGTCTACCCACAAGGAGACCATAAAGTTTGGGAATTTTTGGTGAATAATACTGCATCAAATTTGGTTTAAGAATTTCAATTGAAAAATTTTAGATATTGCTAACTTTTAATGTAATGCAGATAAGGTGAGCTACTTGTTGAGCTAATTTTGTATAGTCAAATATCAACCTTATATAGTTTGATTTGCTATTTTTAGTTTGGTCCCCAAAATTCTAAAATCTGTTATGATGGTAGAAGATGATTTTGGATCAAGCAAGGATCATTAGAAAATATTTGGAGGACGACGGATATGAAGTCACATGCATTGTTAATTCTTCTAAAGCCATGGAAAACTTTAACTTGGATATTGATTAGCATGCAATTGTTCTAATCGATTTTAAATTGAAAGGACCAGTTGGTACAAAGTTTGCAAATGAAATTCGAAAAATTAGAGGAAATGGTGTAGTGATACTATTAATGACTGCTTATTTAATGGATACTTCATTAAGAGAAAGAGAAGTTGTAAATGTGATCAATAAGGTTATTGTTAAACCATTCTAACTTGAACTTTTAGTTAAAACTATCTCATTGTATCTTAGTCATTGTGATTAGCAGAATCTAATTAATATATCGTTATGGCTAGCATTTTACTTCAATTTGCAAAATAATTAACTAGATTCACAAATGAAATTAAATAAATTAACTGTATAAATTTCTTAAACATCCACTCCATGATCTATCCTAATCTATGTACTGGCCAAGTTCTATTTTAGGGATCAGGTTAGGTCAAACTCACCATGCTTTTTCTCCAAAAAATGAAATTTGACGATTAATCAATTGGTTCGTATTGATAATATATCCAGACTTTTACCTACAAACCCAACTGATTCTATCCATCCATTCTTTCGATTGTGGAGATGTCTACCAGAGTTCTAAATTGCATAGTAAAACTTAAAATGTAAATCTTTATAACTAAAACTATGAGTGCTACTTTCCTAGTTTTTTACAGATTCAAGACAATGACTCCTGAGGAGGCAAAAAAAGCAAACGAGGAGTGGAGGGAAATGAAAAGAGGTCTTCCACAAGGAATTGAATTAATGGGTGAATACAGTCATGCATGGGGAACCGAATACAATGGTTTTCTACTTTTTGAATCTGAGAGCAGTGATGGGTTTATGGATTGGTGGTCAAGCTTTAAGGATAGTATTAGGTGGTACGTAGATCATACACACACAATTACAGCACGTAGAAAATAGATTTATTTTTTTTAGAAAGATAACAGTTTTATTTAATACCACTGATCACTAAAATATGAAACATAATGCCTTTGTTTTGATAAATTGCACACTCGGAGCTGAAGCAAAGGTAATGGAACATATACAAGATTTAGAATATGTGGACAAAGCTTATCGAGTTTATGGGGTTTATGATATTATTGTAAAAGTTAATGCAAATGATAAAGAGGATTTACAGAGAAAAGTTTTGCTTATAAGACGCTTGGATGATATTAAATCTACATTAACATTGCTCGAGATCAATACATCAAACTGATTAGATCTTTAGTAAAATACAGATTACATTAAGCTTAGGTAGTTAATTATTTGAATCATTAGAGACTACGTTCGCTTCTTCAATTTTGAACTTTCATTATCCGATAAACTTTAGAATTATCGGCTTCTATAATTCCTTATTGAATAAATTGGAGAAAATGAAATAAGCTTACTTCATGAACAGGTCGTCCCTTTTCCTATTTAGTAGTAGATTCGATTTTTTCATATGACTGTTGGGTCAACATATTTTGATTCTTCAAAAAATCGATAAAATATTTACTTTGCTCAAACTCATCAATGAGATTCATTAGAGTTGCTCTAAAAAAGTCTCTTGCCTCATGGTTTAGTCCACATTGTGTACAACAGTAACTACCTTCATTACTGGGGGCCCATTTTTCTTTAATTTCTTCATTATTATATGCCCGCGAGAGGACCTTTCTTACATAATCTAACAGAGTAACAAATAACTCGTTCTTTTCTTCTCTTAGAGTGAGCTTTGTCAAAGTGTCAGCAAAGCCCTCACTGAATATACTATGGCCTGGAGGTAAAGGAACCGGCTTATTGCCCTCATACATATCATGAATACCAAATAATTCTTCTATGACCAATCTAGCTCGCTTTCGAAAAATAAAAGGATCTTGTCTCTTTGATGGCCTGCCCCTTTGACTCTTTTTCTCTTCTTCTACGTGATTGATATAATATTCTCTATACAGCTCTGCCTTTTGAGCGTACACAGTCTTAATGGGTAACTTAGTAACTTCACTTAATTCTTCTACGGATAACCCAATAGGATAAGCATCCCTTAATGCGGTTAGAATTTTTCGGTTACTATCCTTGTTAATTACTTGTAAATGAAGGTCATCTCTGCAATAAAATCCTTCAAAATAATTTTTCATGATCTCAAATATTTTCTATTATTCTTATACTTTTAGAATTTTAGAACCTTGGAGTATAATATTTTCAAGACAAAATTTATCTATTTACCGAATCAATCAATTGTATGAAAAGAAACTTATTTTCAAGTGGCAAAGGATCTGATAGTTCAGTTCTATTGTCAATAAGCATAATAATTTTTTCGCTGATTATGGTATCTACGTTTGCAGCTGCTTACGCAATTCCTACATCCAACTCAACCATACCTACATCCAACTCAACCATACCTACATCCAACTCAACCATACCTACATCCAACTCAACCATACCTACAACCAATTCCAGTGCAGCCATTGATAATCAAAATGGAACAATCGCATCGTTTCCTGGTTCAATAGACAGTGATCGTCGACACATGCCCGTCCTGTAACTAAGTTAAGTCTATTTTTTATCATAGTTAGGTTGAGTTTGGTTGACGAGTAAGAAGTGTGAAGCACTATTCCTCCCCTTGATCATAGTAATTCTTATTGGATCTATTTTTTTCCAGCCTTATCAATATTCTATTAAAAGTGATTTGCAAGGACCACTCGTCTTGAGTGCATTTGGAACTACAGAAAGGTCGGTAACAGACGGGGAAGGTGAAGACAATTCTACCTCTTCATCAACTCCTCCTCAAGAAGAGGCATCAAGATTCAGACAGTGAAAGTGAAGACAATTCTACCTCTTCATCATCTCCAACCGAAGATAGGATTCCAGTCGCTGATGCAGGTCCCGACGTTACTGTACAAAGCCAAACATTGACTCAGTTAGACGGTGGCAATAGCAATGGTCCTAATACTTCTGGTGATGATGTTAGTCCCTCTTTGAATTATGATTGGACTCAGACTGCTGGCCCAGAAGTCGCCTTAAATAATCCAAATACTGCTAATCCTGACTTTATTTCTCCTGAAACTCAAGAAGAAACTCAACTCACTTTTCAATTGATAGTGAGTACCGATTCTGCAACAAGTGATCCAGATTCCGTAACAGTGTCTGTTACCCCATCTGTTATACCTCAAACACCAGAGACCCCCACTGACCAACCTGAACCTCAAACACCTGGCTTAGTCGAGTTCCAAACTGTAACTGAAACTTGTAACACTACAAACGATCTTTATAACCAAGGTTCATTGACAATAGCTACTGATCAAAGTTTTTCCCAAATCTATAAAATTACACCAAATCCTTATGGGTCTGAGGATTCCTTGTATTTCGTAGACAATGATTTTTTCGACTGCACTACTGACAATTCATTAATTTCACTAGACGGTTTGAATTTTGGATGGTATCAAATAGAAATTTTTGACGAGAATAATTCAGATAATAATAAGGTCTTTGATATCTCAATTAATCCGGATCTACCTTACCCTGTCATTTACTTATTTGAAAAAACCTTCGAGCCGAATTTGAATTATGAACCAATCGCTTCTCAATACATAGTATGGCTAGATGAAAATATTACTTCAGACGCTATAGCGGTATCTGAAGACTATTCTCAGAATGGCAAAATAATACATATTTTTGAGAATCCTCCCGGGTTTGCGATCAATATGTACGGCAGTGGAATACCAAATGAAAAGGACTTTGTAAGCAAGCTTGCAAGTGATCCAAGAATATTTGCAATAAATCAGGATCTATATGGTAAAAGTCGCATCTTTAAAATATAAAAATCAAACTATACCAAGTAGCCTTGAAAGGATTGGCGCCAATATATTGAATTTTACTGTTGCAAATCCTATTAACAATAGTACTTTTGAGTCAATTAATCAAAATATGAATTTCTCAAATGTTGATATTGCAATTATTGATACTGGAATAAGTCTTAACCATCCAGATCTAAACGTATATAGAAATATTTCATTTGTTGAAGGAGTACCTGATGGTAACGACGATTTAGGGCATGGAACACATATAGCAGGAATAGCCGCTGCAATGGATAACTCATTTGGAGTTTTAGGTGTAGCACCTGGTGCTAAACTATGGGCAATTAAGGTTTGCGATGTAAATGGAAATTGTCCACTATCTTCCCAAATAAAAGCTATTCAATATGTGAATCAACATGCAGATGAAATTGACATAGTTAACCTTAGTATTGAGAATCCCCAGTCAGACAAATTGGATAAGGCTGTTACTGAATCTATTTCAAAGGGATTAATTTATGTTGTTGCAGCTGGTAACAGTAATACAAACACTTCTACCACATCACCAGCTAGAGTTCCTGGGGTAATAACAGTATCAGCTATCTCGGATAGTGATGGTGAATGTGGTGGTAGAGGAAATAACACCATTGGTGGCCCTGACGATTATGCCGCTTCTTTCAGCAATTATGGAAAAAGCATCGACTTTGCTGCTCCTGGGGTAGATGTTTTCTCAACTTATTTAGGACAGGGTTATGCTTTTGATAGCGGTACTAGTATGGCAGCTCCTATAGTTGCCGGCCAGGCCGCTCTATACAAGAGTTATTATCCGGGTGCTACACCAGAACAAGTGATTTCTGCACTCTTAAGTTCTAGTATTCCTTATACTACTGCATGTGCCGGAGCTAGTCATGGGCACTTTGAAGATATCCAGGACTACCATCAAGAACCACTAATCTATTCAATAAACATTCCTTCTAGCGGACCTATTGCAGGTCAAATGCCCTAGTTCGGTCTATGTATTTGATATAGACTTTTCTTCTTTTCTAAAAAAATCAATAGTTTCTGATACTTTTATTTACGTAAAAAAGTTTGGTCAATTTCATCATAGAAAACGATGTAATAAATTAAATATGCTTAACGCAAAAAGAAGGTATGGAATGTGCAGTTTATGATACATACGTCACAAAAAAAGATGGCAGAATTATGCATTTTGATGTTATCGTAGAGGCAAATACACCGCATGAAAAGGCAATTGAATACGGTAAGGAATACCTTGATACTGTTGACCAGGGTGGCCAAAAAATGACTCAAGAAGAATGTCAGTTCTGTCATATTCAAGAAGCACCACCAGTCGTTGCCAAGGATATAGAGAAATCTGGATATTACATCCAAAAGATGGAAGGATGTCCATAAACTCTCTACGCCAGCATCATAAATTTTAGAACCACATTTATTTTCTTGATTTATAATCCTTGAAATAAATTTACGGGTTAAACTATCTAAATTTGTTTCCGTAAAGGCAAACTACAAGTATTATACCTCAGATATCGAAAAATAACCATAATAATTATCTTAATATTTTAGACTTTTTTCCAAGTAGATAAGGATAATATCATATGGCTTTTTTCTTTACAAGCCCAATTGGACTTGGGCATATTGCACGCGATATAGCAATACTAGAGAAATTGGCTAATTTATCTAGCAACGTTAGCATGAATTTGATAACAGGGCTAAAAGCATACGAATTTTTATCGATTTACCCTAAAGAACAATTTGATAAGATTAATTTACAATATTACGATTTATACAAACCGCCAAAATTTTTCATTTCAAATGGGATGCTAAAGAATAACCTCGTGTGGTTATTCCTTTATTTATCATATTATAGAAGCTCTAAGAAGCTTGCAGAAAATGTTTTGAATTCGCCTAAATTTGAAACAAAAGATAAATTGATAATCTCTGATGAGGATTTTGCTTCCATATCCGCAGCAGAGGACCTCAAAAGACCAAAGCTCCTTATTACAGATATTTTACACACTAATTTCGTTAAATCTAGAGTATTCTCTGGTGTGGAAAGGTTACTTAACGATTCAATGTACAGGTTGATACAATCTTGTAATTCTGTTATTGTGCCCGAATTAGGTAACAACAAGGATAATATAATCTACGTTGGCCCAATAGTTAGAGAGATCCTGACGAGCAGAGACGAATTGAGACGCCGATTTTCTTTCCATAGAAAAACTATTCTAATTACTACTGGAGGGACTCATGCCGGAAGCTATTTGATTAAAAATGTTCTTAGAATCCTTACCAATCTAAATAACAAGTTTGACTTTGACTTAATTCTCTCTTACCCTTATGACCTTCGTGTCACAGGGATAGAAGGTTTTAATTTCGATAATATTGGATTTGTGCATAATATCCATGAATATATATATGCAGCAGATTTGGTGATTTCACTTGCA from Candidatus Nitrosocosmicus hydrocola carries:
- a CDS encoding tetratricopeptide repeat protein; its protein translation is MNLRGLFLSNVEKRRNELLLLFSLLVFTTIMLGFSLSSFDAFAQTTSELRDSLISRGDALSNSSSNNQANSNNTETNSTSSQSLPADTPNVYELFDQGNALRNMGNNTGAIYFYDKALTLDPSNEHVLYNMANALRNMGNNTGAIEYYEKVVDIEPNRTEAYYNLGNLLRNMDNNTGAIEYYEKVLAIDPNRTEAYYNLGNALRNMGNNTGAIQFYDKALAIDPSNEDALYSKGNALRNMGNNTGAIQFYDKALAVDPQNTYALYSKGNVLRDMDNNVGAIQFYDKALAVDPSNEDALYSKGNVLRDMGNNTGAIQFYDKALAVDPQNTYALYSKGNVLRDMGNNTGAIEFYDKALAVDPQNVDALFNMANVLREMDNSTGAIEYYERVLDIDPSNEDAFNNRESLMGDSED
- a CDS encoding RDD family protein; this translates as MSEKSNGDSNSSKNPNSKFSREILLAKWEDRFVAWLIDFIIISIITNILFYVFAAHYSFPFWGIYFDGENGIGIKQPYEYFAASSIFFVYWVVLEFLTGQTIGKRVVYIKTTNLFGERANITKIAIEAFGKAFLLPIDIILGLIFSSKRRQRIFSKVSGTIVIKLRKTDEDQNESIKYIKDQ
- a CDS encoding DUF3303 family protein, producing MSATFLVFYRFKTMTPEEAKKANEEWREMKRGLPQGIELMGEYSHAWGTEYNGFLLFESESSDGFMDWWSSFKDSIRWYVDHTHTITARRK
- a CDS encoding Lrp/AsnC family transcriptional regulator, with product MKHNAFVLINCTLGAEAKVMEHIQDLEYVDKAYRVYGVYDIIVKVNANDKEDLQRKVLLIRRLDDIKSTLTLLEINTSN
- a CDS encoding PKD domain-containing protein; this encodes MKTILPLHQLLLKKRHQDSDSESEDNSTSSSSPTEDRIPVADAGPDVTVQSQTLTQLDGGNSNGPNTSGDDVSPSLNYDWTQTAGPEVALNNPNTANPDFISPETQEETQLTFQLIVSTDSATSDPDSVTVSVTPSVIPQTPETPTDQPEPQTPGLVEFQTVTETCNTTNDLYNQGSLTIATDQSFSQIYKITPNPYGSEDSLYFVDNDFFDCTTDNSLISLDGLNFGWYQIEIFDENNSDNNKVFDISINPDLPYPVIYLFEKTFEPNLNYEPIASQYIVWLDENITSDAIAVSEDYSQNGKIIHIFENPPGFAINMYGSGIPNEKDFVSKLASDPRIFAINQDLYGKSRIFKI
- a CDS encoding S8 family peptidase, with the protein product MVKVASLKYKNQTIPSSLERIGANILNFTVANPINNSTFESINQNMNFSNVDIAIIDTGISLNHPDLNVYRNISFVEGVPDGNDDLGHGTHIAGIAAAMDNSFGVLGVAPGAKLWAIKVCDVNGNCPLSSQIKAIQYVNQHADEIDIVNLSIENPQSDKLDKAVTESISKGLIYVVAAGNSNTNTSTTSPARVPGVITVSAISDSDGECGGRGNNTIGGPDDYAASFSNYGKSIDFAAPGVDVFSTYLGQGYAFDSGTSMAAPIVAGQAALYKSYYPGATPEQVISALLSSSIPYTTACAGASHGHFEDIQDYHQEPLIYSINIPSSGPIAGQMP
- a CDS encoding DUF2024 family protein encodes the protein MECAVYDTYVTKKDGRIMHFDVIVEANTPHEKAIEYGKEYLDTVDQGGQKMTQEECQFCHIQEAPPVVAKDIEKSGYYIQKMEGCP
- a CDS encoding glycosyltransferase — encoded protein: MAFFFTSPIGLGHIARDIAILEKLANLSSNVSMNLITGLKAYEFLSIYPKEQFDKINLQYYDLYKPPKFFISNGMLKNNLVWLFLYLSYYRSSKKLAENVLNSPKFETKDKLIISDEDFASISAAEDLKRPKLLITDILHTNFVKSRVFSGVERLLNDSMYRLIQSCNSVIVPELGNNKDNIIYVGPIVREILTSRDELRRRFSFHRKTILITTGGTHAGSYLIKNVLRILTNLNNKFDFDLILSYPYDLRVTGIEGFNFDNIGFVHNIHEYIYAADLVISLAGKSTIDECNMYGTPGIFIPIKDHFEQEERAMKCGFSYDDINRLEGIIEEYLSNIGVRKKSQVKNGATQAARMISEYLNE